One stretch of Candidatus Nitrosotenuis cloacae DNA includes these proteins:
- a CDS encoding tetratricopeptide repeat protein, giving the protein MGLFDNFKKKYPECKTTEDWFYKGNQLASSGNLDDAIKCFDEAIKLNVNNSQAWNNKGFALDESGKSKQAIQCYDMAIKLSPGNADAWYNKGSAVGKSKKFEDAIKCFDEAIKINPKNSLAWNGKGFALGKTKNLDESIVCFDEAIKLNPSYFDAWYNKGFALKILGNMAESDRCFERATSLKSRNK; this is encoded by the coding sequence TTGGGATTATTTGATAATTTCAAAAAGAAATACCCTGAATGCAAGACTACCGAAGACTGGTTTTACAAGGGCAACCAACTAGCTTCTTCTGGAAATTTGGATGATGCAATCAAATGCTTTGATGAGGCAATCAAGCTAAACGTAAACAACTCACAAGCCTGGAACAACAAAGGTTTTGCACTGGACGAGTCTGGCAAATCAAAACAGGCCATCCAATGTTATGATATGGCAATCAAACTGAGCCCTGGAAACGCTGATGCTTGGTACAACAAAGGATCTGCAGTTGGCAAATCAAAAAAATTCGAAGATGCAATCAAATGCTTTGATGAGGCAATCAAAATCAATCCAAAAAACTCACTTGCTTGGAATGGTAAGGGTTTTGCACTGGGCAAGACCAAAAACTTGGATGAGTCTATTGTATGCTTTGATGAGGCAATAAAACTAAACCCCAGCTATTTTGATGCTTGGTACAACAAGGGCTTTGCATTAAAAATTCTTGGAAATATGGCAGAATCGGATCGATGCTTTGAGCGAGCCACCTCGCTAAAATCACGTAATAAATGA
- the mce gene encoding methylmalonyl-CoA epimerase has protein sequence MKIDHIAIAVNDVEQAAKQYQGALGVEKIVYETVEAEGVKLAIIKLENGRIELMQPTRDDSPIKKFLEKKGEGLHHMALATDDIESEYQRMEGCGIQFLGKIRPGSEGTKITFIHPKSLSGVLTEICSHPKHD, from the coding sequence ATGAAAATAGATCATATAGCAATTGCAGTAAATGATGTAGAGCAAGCAGCAAAACAATACCAGGGAGCTCTTGGTGTTGAGAAGATCGTATACGAAACAGTAGAAGCTGAAGGCGTCAAGCTAGCAATAATAAAACTAGAGAATGGAAGAATTGAGCTGATGCAGCCAACGCGTGATGATAGTCCAATCAAAAAATTCTTGGAAAAGAAAGGCGAGGGATTACATCACATGGCGCTAGCCACTGATGATATTGAATCAGAATACCAACGAATGGAAGGATGTGGAATCCAATTCTTGGGCAAAATTAGACCTGGCTCTGAGGGAACAAAAATAACGTTCATTCACCCAAAGTCTCTGTCTGGTGTTCTAACTGAGATCTGCTCGCATCCAAAACACGACTAG
- the tpiA gene encoding triose-phosphate isomerase: MFVINFKNYDEISGVKTQKLATTAQRIAKKYKIKIAICPPHHLLGVKYSGPILSQHTDNAKVGSTTGFVIPELLKKSKVTGSLINHSEHRIPPKDIIELVERLRSLKMISVVCVQDVSEASKYAKLNPDYIAIEPPELIGSGKAVSTERPELITEAAKAVKNAKNSTKLLCGAGIVSGVDVRKAIELGSSGILVASGIVKAKNWGMIVEEFAKAMLKTPTNR; the protein is encoded by the coding sequence TTGTTTGTAATAAATTTCAAAAATTATGATGAAATATCAGGTGTAAAAACCCAAAAGCTTGCCACCACCGCTCAGAGAATAGCAAAAAAATACAAGATAAAAATAGCAATTTGCCCGCCACACCATCTTTTAGGGGTGAAATACTCAGGCCCAATCCTATCTCAGCACACAGACAATGCCAAGGTTGGTAGTACCACAGGCTTTGTCATACCAGAATTGCTAAAAAAATCCAAGGTTACCGGTTCATTGATCAATCATAGTGAGCACAGAATCCCACCAAAGGACATCATAGAATTGGTGGAAAGATTACGTAGTCTAAAGATGATATCAGTTGTCTGTGTTCAAGACGTATCGGAGGCCTCAAAGTATGCAAAGTTAAACCCAGATTATATCGCAATCGAGCCGCCAGAACTAATTGGATCGGGAAAGGCAGTGTCCACCGAGAGACCAGAACTAATCACAGAGGCGGCAAAGGCAGTAAAAAATGCAAAGAATAGCACCAAGCTTTTGTGTGGTGCCGGAATCGTATCTGGTGTAGATGTCAGAAAGGCAATTGAGCTTGGTTCATCTGGAATATTGGTAGCAAGTGGCATAGTCAAAGCAAAGAATTGGGGCATGATCGTAGAGGAATTTGCCAAGGCAATGCTTAAAACCCCAACAAATCGATAG
- a CDS encoding type II secretion system F family protein, with amino-acid sequence MPVPFEVFVASMISSSFIAAIIGFAITIIISIMLNIAPLIAGLLAVVGSLGLGIITFAVLQITPMLNAKTRLTKLREETPHFIGYMATLCASGLSLEGVFKAIAQEPSNEEIVKDSRFVTRNIEILGMDVITAVNDLIKRTPNGSYSELLEGAIITFKAGGNLREYFLATAKVHLEEKKINVKRSTESLGIMAEMYTILLIVFPLMAVIMLSIMAIMSPDLGGFDLLTLMNMLTYVMVPLFGIVMLLLMDSMVPKR; translated from the coding sequence ATGCCAGTTCCCTTTGAAGTCTTTGTTGCCTCAATGATTTCATCAAGTTTTATAGCTGCCATAATCGGATTTGCAATCACAATAATTATCTCAATAATGCTAAACATTGCCCCACTGATTGCAGGGCTTTTGGCAGTTGTCGGCTCACTAGGCCTAGGAATTATCACGTTTGCAGTACTGCAGATAACGCCAATGCTTAATGCAAAGACACGGCTCACCAAACTTCGAGAGGAGACTCCGCACTTTATTGGATACATGGCAACATTATGCGCCAGCGGCTTGTCACTTGAGGGTGTCTTCAAGGCAATTGCTCAAGAGCCATCCAATGAGGAAATCGTCAAGGATTCGCGTTTTGTTACAAGAAACATCGAGATTCTTGGGATGGATGTGATAACCGCAGTAAATGATCTTATCAAAAGGACCCCAAACGGTTCCTATTCAGAGCTGTTGGAAGGCGCAATCATCACATTCAAGGCAGGGGGAAATCTTCGAGAATATTTTCTTGCAACTGCCAAGGTTCACCTAGAAGAAAAAAAGATCAACGTCAAGAGATCAACAGAGTCTCTTGGAATAATGGCGGAAATGTACACCATTCTACTAATTGTGTTTCCCCTAATGGCAGTCATCATGCTATCCATAATGGCAATTATGAGTCCAGATCTAGGAGGGTTTGATCTACTCACACTGATGAATATGTTGACGTATGTCATGGTACCATTGTTTGGCATAGTCATGCTATTGTTGATGGATTCAATGGTGCCAAAGAGGTAA
- a CDS encoding TrmB family transcriptional regulator: MSVRKKQRTSLIRNNQTDPMEDLSLSGTDPELTKTHNPYVEGLASELSAILDLDELETKIYLNLLRTGPITASALAKEINVDRAKTYRTIDKLSSNGIVSISFSSPKLCIASEPDEILSITLKKKEEEISKIRKDGKKIVDKIKEISTTDSKSTTPTFRIIQGIENITSQIERILENNTDVFYLITTLEDVSKLYHTTIPEKVKQTERNGGTVRLVVDEIPDKMKLFIKRFGASEVRIGKLPSKGRIAVSKSCPLSGKLLMSDSAVKGNLHENTDAECALFTNSDEMTNNIFTLCTFIWKGSAPVEL, encoded by the coding sequence TTGTCCGTTCGAAAAAAACAGAGAACGTCGTTAATACGCAATAACCAAACAGATCCCATGGAGGATCTGTCATTGAGTGGAACGGACCCAGAGCTAACCAAGACCCACAATCCGTATGTCGAGGGATTAGCATCGGAGCTATCCGCAATCCTAGATTTGGATGAGCTGGAAACAAAAATTTATCTGAATTTGCTCAGAACAGGTCCAATTACGGCAAGCGCTCTGGCAAAAGAGATCAACGTGGACAGAGCAAAAACCTATCGAACAATCGACAAGCTCTCAAGCAACGGCATAGTATCAATATCGTTTTCATCACCAAAGTTGTGCATTGCATCAGAGCCCGATGAAATCTTATCCATCACACTAAAGAAAAAAGAAGAAGAGATATCCAAAATACGTAAGGACGGCAAAAAAATTGTCGACAAGATAAAGGAAATCAGTACAACGGACAGCAAGTCAACCACCCCAACATTTAGAATCATTCAGGGAATCGAAAACATCACTTCTCAGATAGAGCGGATTTTAGAGAATAACACAGATGTATTTTACCTGATTACCACACTAGAGGATGTCTCAAAATTATACCACACCACCATACCAGAAAAGGTAAAACAGACAGAGCGAAACGGTGGAACCGTACGACTGGTAGTTGACGAAATTCCGGACAAAATGAAGCTATTCATCAAACGATTTGGCGCAAGCGAGGTTCGAATAGGAAAGCTACCATCAAAGGGAAGAATTGCAGTTTCAAAGTCATGCCCACTAAGCGGCAAGCTCCTAATGTCAGATTCTGCAGTAAAGGGAAATCTGCATGAGAATACCGATGCGGAATGCGCGCTGTTTACAAACTCAGATGAGATGACAAACAACATCTTTACCCTGTGCACGTTTATCTGGAAAGGATCTGCACCAGTGGAACTATAA
- a CDS encoding response regulator: protein MNILVAEDNKFTAQQYKILLEKMGHKVITTEDGSECVKKYKEQLKSEFDSLDDSPFDLVLLDHNMPKKTGAQAAKEILAKNPNQKILFVTGYQRWAVEDDTDDLFEKIVLLEKPFTLNQLSRKIESLV from the coding sequence ATGAACATACTGGTAGCGGAAGACAACAAGTTTACCGCACAACAATACAAAATATTATTGGAAAAAATGGGACACAAAGTCATCACCACTGAAGATGGTAGTGAATGCGTCAAAAAATACAAGGAACAACTAAAATCCGAATTTGACTCACTGGATGACTCTCCATTTGATCTAGTGTTGTTGGATCATAACATGCCAAAAAAGACAGGCGCTCAGGCAGCAAAGGAAATTTTAGCAAAAAACCCAAACCAAAAGATTCTCTTTGTTACTGGATATCAGAGATGGGCAGTAGAGGATGATACGGATGATCTGTTTGAGAAAATCGTACTGTTGGAAAAACCGTTCACGCTAAATCAGCTGTCCAGAAAGATTGAATCGTTGGTATAG
- the ppdK gene encoding pyruvate, phosphate dikinase: MKMVYFFDEGDGKNKKLLGGKGAGLCEMTQLKLPVPQGFTITTDVCKLYYQNNKTVPRDLWTQVKKNITKLEKIAKKKWNSSENPLLVSVRSGAALSMPGMMDTILNLGLNDITVEALSKKTNNPRFAWDSYRRFVQLFGKVVFGVDDKKFDHILESAKKAQGVTADSDLNEQSLRSVVSQYKQVCQTHTGKPFPTHPDEQLQLAVMAVFNSWMGERAIVYREKNHITKDIADGTAVNVVAMVFGNMGNDSATGVVFTRNPGDGSNHIFGDYLVNAQGEDVVAGVRTPKPVDEMKLEMPKSYELLSNTCKKLEKHYREPQDIEFTVEQGKFYLLQTRSAKMNAAGMIKSSVDMVKEKLINKDRALLRLNADQLEQLLHKTIDYEKAKQFTKVVKGIAASPGAASGVAVFDVKRAVAMGENGAKVILVREETKPEDVPAFFASVGILTSRGGKTSHAAVVARGMGKPCIVGCADLKISPETKQAIVGNITIHEGDAITIDGSQGDVYTGEVPTIEPKITDDFRTILDWAQKTKTIGIRANADTPDGAELARKYGAQGIGLCRTERMFNASDRLGLFVKLIMAKSLEERKEHLTKLQELQKSDFIQILKAMEGYKVTIRLLDPPLHEFLPNPEELINKIHKMERSGGSPDMEEAKTYLARAKELAEINPMMGHRGVRVGITYPEIYEMQIRAVFEAAADLAKQKVNAFPQIMIPQVGSIAELNHIKSIYDRVKSEVESKHGLKLKISFGTMLEVVRGCLTSHELANTAEFFSFGTNDLTQAVFSFSREDAEGKFLPEYIDKEILERNPFQTLDVNGVGSLVKLAIANGKTVKPGIEVGVCGEHGGDPNSIKFFHNAGVSYVSASPHRIPISIVAAAQSKLLQKSAPKKITKKKVKKPKKAAKKSKKRR, from the coding sequence ATGAAAATGGTTTATTTCTTTGATGAGGGAGACGGCAAGAACAAAAAACTCCTAGGCGGCAAGGGCGCAGGCCTCTGCGAGATGACTCAGCTAAAGCTGCCAGTCCCTCAAGGATTCACCATCACCACAGATGTTTGCAAATTATACTATCAAAACAACAAGACCGTTCCACGAGACTTGTGGACTCAGGTAAAAAAGAACATCACCAAGCTAGAAAAGATTGCAAAAAAGAAATGGAACTCGTCTGAAAATCCATTGTTAGTGTCAGTGCGTTCCGGTGCTGCACTATCAATGCCTGGAATGATGGACACCATACTAAACCTAGGATTAAACGACATTACAGTTGAGGCGCTATCAAAAAAGACAAACAATCCAAGATTTGCATGGGATTCCTATCGCAGATTTGTCCAGTTGTTTGGCAAAGTAGTCTTTGGCGTGGATGACAAGAAATTTGATCATATTCTGGAAAGTGCCAAAAAAGCACAAGGCGTAACTGCGGATAGCGACCTAAATGAGCAATCATTGCGAAGTGTAGTATCGCAGTACAAGCAGGTCTGCCAAACCCACACTGGTAAACCATTTCCAACACATCCAGACGAGCAATTACAATTAGCAGTCATGGCAGTCTTTAACAGTTGGATGGGCGAGCGAGCAATCGTATACAGGGAGAAAAACCACATCACAAAAGACATCGCAGATGGAACCGCAGTGAATGTGGTTGCAATGGTGTTTGGCAATATGGGTAATGATTCCGCAACAGGTGTAGTATTTACCAGAAACCCCGGCGATGGCAGCAACCACATCTTTGGCGACTATCTAGTGAACGCACAGGGTGAAGACGTAGTGGCAGGGGTTCGAACTCCAAAGCCAGTAGACGAGATGAAATTAGAGATGCCAAAAAGCTATGAATTATTATCAAACACTTGCAAAAAGCTAGAAAAACATTACAGAGAGCCACAGGACATAGAGTTCACAGTAGAGCAAGGCAAATTCTATTTGCTGCAGACAAGGTCTGCAAAAATGAACGCAGCTGGCATGATCAAGAGCTCAGTAGATATGGTAAAAGAAAAACTCATCAATAAAGACCGTGCATTACTCAGACTAAACGCAGACCAATTAGAACAATTACTGCACAAAACCATCGACTATGAAAAAGCAAAACAATTCACCAAGGTAGTCAAAGGAATTGCCGCATCACCAGGTGCAGCAAGCGGTGTTGCAGTGTTTGATGTGAAAAGAGCAGTTGCAATGGGTGAGAATGGTGCCAAAGTCATCCTAGTAAGAGAAGAAACAAAGCCGGAAGATGTTCCTGCATTTTTTGCATCCGTTGGAATACTGACCAGCCGGGGCGGCAAAACATCACATGCTGCAGTAGTAGCAAGAGGAATGGGCAAGCCATGTATTGTTGGGTGTGCTGATCTGAAGATCTCCCCAGAAACAAAACAAGCAATTGTTGGAAATATCACAATTCATGAAGGCGATGCAATAACAATCGATGGTAGCCAGGGTGACGTATACACTGGCGAGGTGCCAACAATAGAGCCAAAGATAACTGATGATTTCAGGACAATTCTTGATTGGGCTCAAAAAACAAAAACAATTGGGATCAGAGCAAATGCAGATACGCCAGACGGTGCAGAACTAGCAAGAAAGTATGGCGCCCAAGGAATAGGCTTGTGCAGAACAGAGAGAATGTTCAATGCATCAGATAGACTAGGATTGTTTGTTAAACTAATCATGGCAAAATCATTAGAGGAGCGCAAAGAACATCTCACAAAGCTACAAGAATTACAAAAAAGCGATTTCATTCAAATTCTAAAAGCAATGGAGGGCTACAAGGTCACAATACGACTGCTCGACCCACCATTGCATGAATTTTTGCCAAACCCAGAAGAACTCATTAACAAAATCCACAAGATGGAGCGAAGTGGTGGCTCACCTGACATGGAAGAGGCCAAAACCTACTTGGCACGGGCAAAAGAGCTAGCCGAGATAAACCCAATGATGGGCCATCGGGGAGTTAGAGTCGGTATAACATATCCTGAAATTTATGAAATGCAGATACGCGCAGTCTTTGAAGCAGCGGCTGATCTAGCAAAACAAAAAGTGAACGCATTTCCACAAATAATGATTCCACAGGTAGGAAGCATTGCAGAGTTAAACCACATCAAATCCATTTACGATAGGGTAAAATCCGAAGTCGAGTCAAAACACGGACTGAAACTAAAGATAAGCTTTGGAACAATGCTTGAAGTGGTTCGAGGTTGTCTTACATCACATGAGCTGGCAAATACTGCCGAGTTTTTCAGCTTTGGCACAAACGATCTCACTCAGGCAGTGTTTAGCTTCTCAAGGGAGGATGCAGAAGGCAAATTCCTCCCAGAATATATTGACAAAGAGATTTTGGAGAGAAACCCATTCCAGACACTGGACGTCAATGGTGTTGGAAGCCTAGTCAAACTAGCCATTGCCAACGGCAAAACAGTAAAGCCTGGAATCGAGGTAGGAGTATGCGGTGAACATGGTGGAGATCCAAACTCTATCAAGTTCTTCCATAATGCCGGAGTATCGTATGTTAGTGCCTCGCCTCACAGAATTCCAATATCTATTGTGGCGGCTGCCCAATCAAAACTCTTGCAAAAATCTGCCCCAAAAAAGATAACCAAGAAAAAGGTAAAGAAGCCAAAAAAAGCGGCTAAAAAATCAAAAAAGCGACGATAA
- a CDS encoding type II secretion system F family protein: MPKMPFVKSEKFRVMTISTVASIAVITSSFYLSGTVQMMTRDIGIIFGILAAVIPLTLLQLKEVQRREGVDRHLPLFLLSLVSSIQSGSNLIQAIQMVPERNMGNLGPLLKNLKANISWGMPISEAFENFTKKAGTRMAKRVIVLLEIAFKNGGNVSENLETIQKYVTELRNLEKERKSALQPYTYTIYISFAVFIAISVILSSQFFTQIESVKQLLVTTHMSSTNVFSALSGVDIAQIDALLLNMAIIEAIFGGLAAGKIGSGSYVSGIKHVVVMIVLAVIAFNVV, from the coding sequence ATGCCAAAGATGCCGTTTGTAAAGTCAGAAAAATTCCGAGTCATGACAATCTCTACAGTTGCAAGCATTGCAGTAATCACATCCAGCTTTTATCTCTCAGGAACAGTTCAGATGATGACTCGTGATATTGGCATAATTTTTGGAATACTTGCAGCAGTCATACCACTAACACTATTGCAGCTAAAAGAAGTACAAAGGAGGGAGGGAGTTGACAGACATTTGCCACTGTTTTTGTTATCATTGGTCAGCTCAATTCAGAGTGGCTCCAATCTAATTCAGGCAATCCAGATGGTGCCTGAGAGAAATATGGGCAACCTTGGACCGCTTCTCAAAAACCTCAAGGCAAACATTAGTTGGGGCATGCCAATAAGCGAGGCATTTGAAAACTTTACAAAAAAGGCCGGAACAAGAATGGCAAAGCGTGTCATTGTATTATTAGAGATAGCATTCAAAAACGGTGGAAATGTCTCAGAAAACCTAGAGACCATTCAGAAATATGTGACTGAGCTTAGAAACTTGGAAAAAGAACGCAAGTCCGCACTGCAGCCATATACCTATACCATCTACATTTCATTTGCAGTCTTTATTGCAATCTCGGTGATATTGTCCTCGCAGTTTTTTACCCAGATAGAATCAGTCAAGCAACTACTAGTCACCACGCATATGTCAAGTACAAATGTATTTTCGGCATTATCCGGGGTAGACATTGCTCAGATCGACGCATTATTGCTCAATATGGCCATAATTGAGGCAATATTTGGCGGACTGGCAGCAGGTAAAATTGGCAGCGGCTCGTACGTTTCAGGCATAAAACACGTAGTAGTCATGATAGTACTTGCAGTAATTGCATTTAATGTGGTGTAG
- a CDS encoding acyl-CoA mutase large subunit family protein — protein sequence MAQKQEKPKKILTDSNFTVDRVYHAKKKATKEEPGKYPFTRGIHAEMYRERFWTMRQYSGFGDAKQTNERFKFMLEKGQTGLSMAFDLPTQIGHDADATQAEGEVGKVGVSISSLKDMMTAFDGIPLGKVSSSMTINSTASTLLAYYIAVGESQGFASTELRGTTQNDILKEYIARNTYIYPPQPSMRLIGDMIGYCAKHVPQWYPVSISGYHMREAGSTATQEVAFTIANAIAYIQTCLDRGLKIDDFAPRLSFFFCCTIEFFEEIAKFRVARKIYAEILKEKFHAKDPKSLQLKFHTQTSGESLTAQQPDNNIVRVAIQTMAAVIGGTQSLHTNSRDEALALPTAESAKIALRTQQIVAHESGITKTVDPMAGSHYLEYLCDEIEDGVRKYLKQIEKMGGALKAIEKGFFQSEIRQNAYRLKKEVDAGERVLVGVNKFSDEKEAKQELLRIDDTVEKKQRAVLKKLRSERDNKKVQYALSKMQVAAEKDDNLMPFILNAVKVYATTGEVSNTFRQVFGEYRPKEVF from the coding sequence ATGGCGCAAAAACAAGAAAAACCAAAGAAAATTTTAACCGATTCTAATTTCACAGTTGACCGAGTATATCACGCAAAGAAAAAGGCCACAAAAGAAGAGCCCGGCAAATATCCATTCACACGTGGAATCCACGCAGAAATGTATCGAGAGCGATTTTGGACAATGCGTCAGTATTCTGGATTTGGCGACGCAAAACAGACCAATGAACGATTCAAGTTCATGCTCGAAAAGGGGCAAACCGGTCTATCCATGGCGTTTGATCTTCCAACGCAAATAGGACATGATGCAGACGCCACACAGGCAGAAGGAGAGGTAGGAAAGGTCGGCGTATCAATATCGTCACTAAAAGACATGATGACTGCATTTGATGGTATACCGCTAGGCAAAGTAAGCTCTTCAATGACAATCAATTCCACTGCATCAACATTACTTGCATACTATATCGCGGTTGGCGAATCTCAGGGATTTGCAAGCACAGAATTACGTGGAACTACACAAAATGACATTCTCAAAGAATACATTGCAAGAAACACGTACATCTATCCACCACAACCGTCAATGAGATTGATTGGTGATATGATCGGATATTGTGCAAAACATGTCCCACAATGGTATCCAGTTTCAATTTCAGGTTATCACATGAGGGAAGCCGGCTCTACTGCAACACAAGAGGTGGCATTTACCATAGCAAATGCAATTGCGTACATTCAGACCTGCCTTGATAGGGGACTCAAAATAGATGACTTTGCACCAAGATTGTCGTTTTTCTTTTGTTGTACAATAGAGTTCTTTGAAGAAATTGCCAAGTTCAGAGTTGCAAGAAAAATCTACGCAGAAATTCTCAAAGAAAAATTCCACGCAAAGGATCCTAAATCACTACAACTAAAATTCCACACACAGACAAGCGGAGAATCCCTCACTGCACAACAACCAGACAACAACATTGTTCGAGTCGCAATACAGACAATGGCAGCAGTAATTGGAGGAACACAGTCATTGCACACTAATTCTCGTGATGAGGCATTGGCATTACCAACTGCCGAATCCGCCAAGATTGCGCTCAGAACACAGCAAATCGTCGCGCACGAATCCGGCATAACAAAGACAGTTGATCCAATGGCCGGCTCGCACTATCTAGAGTATCTATGTGATGAAATCGAGGACGGTGTTCGCAAATACCTAAAACAAATTGAAAAGATGGGTGGCGCGCTAAAGGCAATCGAGAAAGGATTCTTCCAGTCCGAAATCAGACAAAACGCATACCGACTAAAAAAGGAAGTTGATGCAGGTGAGCGCGTACTGGTCGGTGTAAACAAGTTTTCTGATGAAAAAGAAGCAAAGCAAGAACTACTCCGAATAGATGACACCGTAGAGAAAAAACAGAGAGCGGTACTCAAAAAACTACGCTCTGAGCGAGACAACAAAAAAGTACAATACGCCTTGTCTAAAATGCAGGTAGCTGCAGAAAAAGATGATAATCTGATGCCATTTATCCTAAATGCGGTAAAAGTATATGCTACAACTGGAGAGGTAAGCAACACATTCAGGCAAGTGTTTGGCGAATACCGACCAAAAGAAGTGTTCTAG
- a CDS encoding CBS domain-containing protein, giving the protein MLPRIDSIKQARLKIGVTQKELAKMTGVSTSMINQIESGRSQPSYETAKRVFDSLATLEGRADPNKAGDICSKEIVKLKPTDSLHDAIHKMRKMSISQIPIFRSSEPVGVITEDGVVRHLTDSDESSWKQIQLADVMEARPPIVDHQTPARALVPLIRYSKCILVDKAGKIIGIITASDTLKMLE; this is encoded by the coding sequence ATGCTTCCCAGAATAGACAGTATCAAGCAGGCCCGACTCAAGATTGGCGTGACCCAAAAAGAGCTCGCAAAGATGACAGGAGTCAGCACATCGATGATAAACCAGATAGAATCTGGTCGAAGTCAGCCAAGCTACGAGACTGCCAAACGAGTCTTTGATAGTTTGGCAACCCTAGAAGGACGAGCTGATCCAAACAAGGCAGGCGATATTTGCAGTAAAGAAATTGTCAAGCTAAAGCCAACGGACTCGCTTCATGATGCCATACACAAAATGCGCAAAATGTCCATCAGCCAAATTCCAATTTTCAGATCATCAGAACCAGTGGGTGTGATAACAGAGGATGGCGTGGTAAGACATCTTACTGATAGTGACGAGTCATCGTGGAAGCAGATTCAGCTTGCAGACGTCATGGAGGCAAGGCCACCAATTGTGGACCATCAGACTCCCGCTCGAGCACTTGTACCGCTAATCAGATATTCCAAGTGCATTCTGGTGGACAAGGCAGGTAAAATAATTGGAATCATCACGGCATCAGATACACTAAAGATGCTAGAGTGA